The Bifidobacterium eulemuris genome includes a window with the following:
- a CDS encoding sugar phosphate isomerase/epimerase family protein gives MTTIGINTLVYMSELNDGTPQSAILPVIAAHGVTLAEVRREYITEDGEFDAIAAAAKKHGLDLFYSVPESITIDGAAHPNFTGFLDEAKRMGVKNVKFNQGDVKDVDASVIAGLDAEAAAHGVTLTIENDQTPQNGTFACTEASLAHIAEVGGRIGYTFDLGNWFWRGENADEAFAKLREKITVFHLKNVNGAASREELSTTMLEDGVIDWRAMLPQLDPEVPVFLEFPIEADHVGEQVATLRSAVA, from the coding sequence ATGACCACCATCGGCATCAACACCCTCGTCTACATGAGCGAACTGAACGACGGCACCCCGCAGTCCGCCATCCTGCCCGTCATCGCCGCCCACGGCGTCACGCTCGCCGAAGTCCGCCGCGAATACATCACCGAGGACGGCGAATTCGACGCCATCGCCGCCGCCGCGAAGAAGCACGGCCTCGACCTGTTCTACTCCGTGCCGGAATCCATCACCATCGACGGCGCCGCCCACCCGAACTTCACCGGCTTCCTCGACGAGGCGAAGCGCATGGGCGTCAAGAACGTGAAATTCAACCAAGGCGACGTCAAAGACGTGGATGCCTCCGTGATCGCCGGCCTCGACGCCGAAGCCGCCGCGCATGGCGTGACCCTGACCATCGAGAACGATCAGACCCCGCAAAACGGCACCTTCGCCTGCACCGAGGCGTCGCTCGCCCACATCGCCGAAGTCGGCGGGCGAATCGGCTACACCTTCGACTTGGGCAACTGGTTCTGGCGTGGCGAGAACGCCGACGAGGCCTTCGCCAAGCTGCGCGAGAAGATCACCGTGTTCCATCTGAAGAACGTGAACGGCGCGGCCAGCCGCGAGGAGTTGAGCACCACCATGCTGGAGGACGGCGTCATCGACTGGCGTGCGATGCTTCCGCAGCTCGACCCCGAAGTGCCGGTGTTCCTCGAATTCCCCATCGAAGCCGACCACGTCGGCGAGCAGGTGGCCACACTGCGCTCCGCCGTCGCCTGA
- a CDS encoding sugar kinase, translated as MSEVMTIGEPMVNLIADSDETYMEARTLPRQMAGAEFNVAIGVNRQGHSISYVTQLGDDWQGDLIIDYMNESGIDTTNIRRVSGAATGFQLKLPSETDTKVIYFRAGSAASQTTPDIVDGIDFAGLKILHVTGIFSALTPKTYDTVAALVDAARAHGVLVTFDPNPRPTLWPSQEAMIEATNRLAAKCDVFMPGLSEGQMFAGLDDPRDIADFYLDMGVKKVIIKLGDNGSASFERDGDGKRVETVVPSFEVEVVDTVGAGDGFASGVITALLEGLDDERLLERANAVGAIQVTSVSDSEGLPTAEALKEFIATTARKEVSL; from the coding sequence ATGAGCGAAGTAATGACAATCGGCGAACCGATGGTGAACCTCATCGCAGATTCCGACGAAACCTATATGGAGGCCCGCACCCTGCCCCGCCAGATGGCCGGCGCGGAATTCAACGTGGCCATCGGCGTGAACCGCCAAGGCCATTCGATCAGCTACGTCACCCAGTTGGGCGACGACTGGCAGGGCGACCTGATCATCGACTACATGAACGAATCCGGCATCGACACCACGAACATCCGCCGCGTCTCCGGCGCCGCCACCGGCTTCCAGCTCAAACTGCCCTCGGAGACCGACACCAAGGTGATCTACTTCCGCGCCGGATCCGCGGCCTCGCAGACCACCCCCGACATCGTGGACGGCATCGACTTCGCAGGACTCAAGATCCTGCATGTCACCGGCATCTTCTCCGCCCTGACCCCCAAGACCTACGACACGGTGGCCGCCCTCGTCGACGCGGCCCGCGCGCACGGCGTGCTGGTCACCTTCGACCCGAACCCGCGTCCCACCCTGTGGCCCAGCCAGGAGGCCATGATCGAGGCGACCAACCGCCTTGCCGCCAAATGCGACGTGTTCATGCCGGGCCTGTCCGAGGGCCAGATGTTCGCCGGCCTCGACGATCCGCGTGACATCGCCGACTTCTACCTCGACATGGGAGTGAAGAAGGTTATCATCAAGCTGGGCGACAACGGATCGGCGTCCTTCGAACGCGACGGGGACGGCAAGCGCGTCGAAACCGTGGTGCCGAGCTTCGAGGTCGAGGTGGTCGACACGGTCGGCGCCGGCGACGGCTTCGCCTCCGGCGTGATCACCGCGCTGCTCGAAGGCTTGGACGACGAACGTCTGTTGGAACGCGCCAACGCCGTCGGCGCCATCCAGGTCACCAGCGTCTCCGACTCCGAAGGCCTGCCCACCGCCGAGGCGCTGAAGGAATTCATCGCCACCACCGCCCGTAAGGAGGTCTCGCTGTGA